The nucleotide sequence GAGCGCGCCCAGCGGTCGAAGAAAGTGGGCTCGCGCTACTACGAAACTCACAACGTgaagaacaagaacaaaaacaagaaaaccaTAGACAACCAACCAGGAACGTCCGAGGGAAGAAAAGCTAAGAGAGCTAAGCGCTAAAAGCTAGCAATAAACTATAtacagtaaaacaaaacaaaactttttttccctaaatagAAGCAACataattttttggggaagtttgttgctttttggggaaaatctGGCCTTCATTTTTCACATACAAGCATTTTTGAAAGTTACTtgtttggctccagcaccccttccagCTGGGCCTAATTGGAAATACAAACGTTAGCATTGGGAAGGAAGCAGCGAACGGAAGACGTGTTTTCGTCACCTTTAGTTGCTGATTGGTCTTTTTGAGAAACTGAAGCTGTTCCGCGTGCTTTTTCTCCTGCGCTTCCCGTTTTTCGTCCGTTAGCCTCTCGTCGGCGACGCGTTGGGCTTTCTGCTCGTTGAGTTGCTTCATTAGCTCTTGCTTCTCCTTTTCGAAATCGGCGATCTAAACgtgtaaaagggggaaaagggGCGTGTCTTTAAAGTCTCCCTTAGATCACATTGGGCCCGCTAAGTCGGTTTGTTAGCCTGCAAAAAATTGTTTTAACTAACGAGGAATTTTAATGACTTATAGAAAAATGGAGGACTACAGAATACAGAGTTTTTacagtgtttctttttttattaactaaattaggacaatatttaaaaataataattcaaatattctttgggaaaaaaattggagtAAAAATTCCTTAAATtctattgcatttttaaatggaaatagaCTAATGTATTTCTgtgttttaatgtaaaaaaaaatactgctaaaattaaaatgtaagaGAATATATGCTTTTGAGAAAAAtggttttgggggaaaaagtttTGGTCGGTAATACATATATTATGATAAAATGTATTGACTTGACTGGACAAGACTTTTTCTTATCGTTttcttgtgcatttttttacatatttgatAAAAATTGTAGTCTCTGATTTCGGTTCTGTCGTGAGGTTTTTCTGTATGTGTACGTTAGTTTTCTTTCAATAAGcccttttcatgtttttatattaGTGATATTTTTGACATCTAGTCTTCATATGGTCTCGCCTAATATCcgcctaccgtatttactcgcatataagccgcacccttaaaatagccttaaaattggtgaattttacaatttctcacgtataagccgccccctgatttacaattttcaagACTTATGTAGCTTATAAGTACATATAAGCCATATCCTTGATTCggtcatcatatttttttgttacagaTGGGCGAAAATAGGGTCATTTTTCAGTCCTTTGCATTCttctatccatttttttccagaaaattaCAATACATGCTTGAGTCAAAATACTAGGACACATGTCACTCGCATGTCTCTCTGCTGTAGAAGCAGCTCAATTGTACTTAGTCAAACCTAATGTGCAGATtcgaagattttttttttgcttactcTTTGCCGCATGTCCACTTTGTCCTGTTCGCCCTGCAGCGCTTTCCTCATGCCGAACACCACGCTGCTTTCGTAAAGCTTCTGGTAGGCGGTAATCGTCATTTGGATCTCGTCTCGGACCCGCAACAACAGGAGGCCTCGCTCGGCACAGTTGATGGTCACTTGTCGTATGAGCTCgtctaaacaaaaacaagatgtTCACCTGCACTTTTAAACTTCTGctagtaggcgtccaatccatttggaatgggAGGCAGCGAAAGGGTTGAAAAATGGTTTCCGTTGGGTGAGTTACCGAAACACTGCGAGTACAGTTCCCGCCGAATCGGGCAGATCCCAGTTTCTAAAGCCCGCCTTTGCTGTAACCTTCTGTCAAGCGCTTCTTCCAGGTGGACCACGTCGGCCCGGGTACTCGGAATGGTGGATGCCCGCTGAGTCCAGAGCTGGTTGCCCTCCGTCCACTCCCTACAAGTACGTACAATGTGGTTTTGACGGCGAAAAACGGCACGTGGGAAGGAATACCttattggcctgaatataagatggtgtttttttgcattgaaataaggcTGAAAAAgtcggtcgtcttacattcggggtctagacatttTACCCATTCACAATGCTACTAGATAGTGCCAGATATGTTTAAAACCAATGTTGGACACTTTGAtagttaatgcagttattgcactTTTGTTGTTTGatcacagtacagtaatccctcgattatggcGTATTCActaatttgcaatttttttcccgctattaattacttttttttttttttttaattcataaaaatgtgaaaatccacgctgtaaTTTGTCAACTACTATGACTCAgcactgatgaaaaaaaaggtagttataataggggtgacctcacttggcgatttttcaatttatgatgtctggtctacattaaccggcATATTCAATGGATTACTGTAGtagtagattggttaatttacatttcaaaaaccagaagtCATTCATTTATAAATGTGAGTGCACTTTAATTGACATATTGAAATGTTCAGATGTGAGACAGTTTTTGCAAGATTTAAataaggcaaaataacatgtttttttctctccaatatattgttataattgtcattattttatgtctaaaattgaatttggtgttcaaaaaaggctgttcaaacttgagtcttgaaaaagtgggggtcgtcttatattcgggccaatacggtagatATGACTTACCTGGGTGGAAAGATGACATTGAGAATTTCCGCATTTTCAGGTGAGGTTGCTTTAGTTTTAGGGGGAGGGGGCACAGGCAAGTCAGGTGGCTGAAGTTGGCTCACTTTAAACGGACGTCCCTGTAGAGTAGGGGTGTCAAAGTCAGTTTAATTTGCAATATTCTAGTTTGACAGCGCtcgagttgaaaaaaaaaaggatttacgTAATTCTGTATGTACACCCGCGGGCCGGATTGGACCCCTTAGCGTGCCGCTTCTGGCCCACTGGCCATATGTTTGACACACGCTATTTTTTCCGCTTAAAGAAGCGttctcaagttttttttttccctcaccgaATATGTTTCAATTGTACACTAACAtttgggaaaaagaaaaacctaATGGCAAGACTCGATTTTATGTAAAATAATTGAGAATTAGTTAGAAatcattctctttttttccagttttcctcaatgagaaaaaaattgtcaccTTACCTTTCCTGATTTTCTAACAGTCGTTTTTCCAACCGAAACCGGGGTTTCATATTTGAGAAGGGATTCTGCGTGCTCGctcatcttttttaaatgatgctattttcaataaaactccAGCAAAGGTTGCTGACTGGAAAAAAGTTCGCGTTGACGTTTTCTGCGTTATGGCAACCGTAGATATCACCTATAGAGGGCTAGATATCTAAAGTTGGGGGCGGTGTAAGTAATTGGCATTGTTTATTGCAGACGTCTccgacccaaaatggccgctaAGCAAGTACGCTTGTCCACATTGTCTTACTGAACGTATCGTATCTAGTTTTCATATATGATATCTATGGCAACTTCCCCATGCGTGTGTTCAATTGTATTCGATCCGGGCGAAATCGAAATGTGGaacctgtttattttattttttaaatcttgcaCACCGTAATTTCCAAAAGTACCCGAGTAGTTATTGTgggttaaaatattttttttacatatgcaTGGGGAAAATGCcgttttaaataaatagttcGGAACCAATAACACAGTCTGTGTTTCTAAATGACTGTGTCTTACCGGAAGCGGAAATCTAAGACGACATAATTTTGTTAGCTAACGCAGAcgttggtttgttttgaaacatgTACGCCTAAACAAAACTGCTTTTCAACTCAACCAACTATTTGTCATTGGAAGGACAAAAATGGCCAAAGAAAAACGACACAAACGACGGGACTCGCCGGAAGTCAAAGTCAAGATAAAACAAGAGAAGTTAAGTCCCGCAAGGCCGCACAAAACACGCCGCTCGCCGAGTGACAACAGAAGTCCGCCGAGGAGACGAGCCAGCAGGTCCGATTGCTCATTTTAATCCTATTTTTATGTTTACAATTGTGCGCTTAATGCAtccgtttgaatgaaaatgcgTCGATTTTTGTGGTTAAACTTGGAAGTTGTGAACAGACAAATTTCGCcacgtttttgtgttttaagtAGGGATGtccacgataaaaaaaaaatcaggcccaATCGCGTCTTTTTTAGAGGATCGTAATCGGGcaaaaaaatcgttttttttagaaaaaggttTGTTACGAGATCGTAATCGGGTTTTAAAAAATCgcttttttgaaaaatgttttttagaaGATCGTAAACGGGTATAAAAAtcgtttttaaaacaaaaatcttttGCTATGGCAGTGAATGTGTTAAGATAACAAAATGAtcataatgtattaatataaaaaaactattttgatactattgaaacaaacgaAAAGTAAATTTTATTGCATTGAGTGATTAAGTTTATTCGCTAGATAACTATGTAAAATACATGACTTACGCAATTTATTTGCAACCACAATTTGGTGCTACACaactaaaaaaatttttttcctgctttttataATCTTGAGTaataattatacattttataatCTTCCGACAGCTTTCTTTAAATTCAGTGTGCTAAAGCAGAATCTCCAAAGCAGGCGACTCAGAGTCACaagcaaaaatatttgattggttactaaaaggctttttttgaaCTTCTATTTTTAATGCTAGATCGCCTGTCAGGTCAAGGGACCGATCGGCAGGCAGGAAAGAGACCGCCTCCCCGACCAGGCGTACCAGCAGATCCCCTCGAAGGAGAAGCCCATACCGCAGTGCCGATGTCAAGTTAAAGCgggtatttttttgtcattttcttcctCCAAAAATAAATAGGACTTaagatcattgaaaaaaaatcttaaagctgtaaggcaagggtgtcagactcgggttggttcgcgggccgctctaacgtcaacttgatttcacgtgggccggaccattttagatataatatttagattttttttaaataaatggattaaaagaactggattaaaagccctgaatattcagtttttttatagatctaaaataatgtttattttagcttttttatgtatttgtagattttatcaaatgatttttgaactaaaaacacagaaaaaattgttacaaaattgcaattattgatttaaaaggggctaaaacaatgtttattttagcttttatatatatatatatatatattagattttacaaaatgattcttgaactaaaaacagaaacaatggattaaataattacaattattgatttaaaaggggctaaaacaatgtctattttagctttttatatatttttttgattttacaaaatgcttattgaactaaaaacacaaaaaatggattaaaaaatgacaattattgatttaaaaaggggaaaatcaggaaatttaatatacatctatactcttcattttaatttaatcttaaaagagaaagtctgcactcatgatttactttcccgggccacacaaaatgatgcggcatgccagatttggcccccggaccgccactttgatacatgtgCTGTAAGGAAATATATGTGGAAGTTCAGGGATTGTCAGAAGCAGCTGTGTTGTGTCTTGTTTAATCTGGAGAAAGCCTTGACAGGGtacacaaaaacatattttgcataaaacgtgaaaaaaacgtacttgttcctgccattgctcgctcaaggcgccgccatcttaccaagggatgacaaaccagaccgctatggacaccagttcctggttgtactgctcacatgacttccctTTTGAAATtttctacatgcaggcaacaccctttaggattgtgcaatccagcaatcgattcaaaaagtgtctcagaaataccgcgtgcgatgattttccttaagattttcccttcaaagtaacacatttgtactccctattaaaaccatgaatatgaaggtgaaaactgtaaatcgggggcggcttatacgcgagaaattgtcaaattcaatgattttaagccaatttcaagggtgcggcttatacgcggaggcggcttatatgcgagaaaaatgGTAACACTTGAATTATTACAGTAAAGAATACctttaataatttaaatttttttataagCGAGAAAATCTAGTATTTGAAACTGAAGTCTAATGTAAAAATCAGAAACACTGTTCTCCCTGCTGCCATCTAGTGGTAGAATGGCCGACACTCATTCCGATTTTTGCAATCTCGGACCGACTTTAACAGGAGCGTGACGATCATCGTTCCGCCGGAGATGACCACAGAAGAAGAAGCGACCCGCCGGACGATAAACGCAGCAGGTGGGAATCGGACCGTCCTCGGGAGCGAGAGCGCAACGGCGACAGGCGCCGCGAAcgggacgccgccgccgcctcctcccaGCAGGCCGAGCGACGGCGGCACGACGAGCAGCGGCGGGAAAACCGCCAGCGGCGCGAAGAGAACCAGGAGTCTGACTTTGGTCGCCCCGaggccggcggcggcgccggcgaCAACGACGACAGCCCGGAGGAGGGGGGCGAAAAGGAGAAGCCCAACTTCGGCCTGTCGGGGGCGCTCACCGAAGACACCAACACCTTCCGCGGGGTGGTGATCAAGTACAACGAGCCTCCGGAGGCGCGCGTTCCCAAGCGGCGGTGGCGCCTCTACCCCTTTAAGAACGACGAGCAGCTTCCCGTCATGTACGTTCACCGACAGAGTGCCTATTTGTTGGGAAGGCAGCGCAAAATCGCCGACATTCCCATCGATCACCCCTCGTGCTCCAAACAGCATGCGGTATTCCAGTACAGGTGAGTctgctctaaaaaaataaaatggaaggaacatttatttattcattcattcattttctgaaccgctttaccgggggtgctggggtctatcccagctgacttcggcccaGATGtagggggataccctgaattgttcgccagccaatcgtagggcacgaggagatggacaaccattcatgcaaaaactcatacctaggggcaatttagagtgtccaatcagtctagcatgcatgttattggaatgtgtgaggaaatgggagtacccggagaaaacccacgcaggcccggggagaacatgcaaactccacataggtggatttcaacccaggccccccactgtgaggccgacgcgctaaccactcaaaccaCCGGGCCCCTCACATTtgtctattttaattttattttttttatgggggTGTCTATTTCCCGCGGTCGAGTGGTTAACATGTcgttctcacagttctgggttcgaccctggtcatcatgtgtg is from Stigmatopora argus isolate UIUO_Sarg chromosome 4, RoL_Sarg_1.0, whole genome shotgun sequence and encodes:
- the dnali1 gene encoding axonemal dynein light intermediate polypeptide 1 — its product is MSEHAESLLKYETPVSVGKTTVRKSGKGRPFKVSQLQPPDLPVPPPPKTKATSPENAEILNVIFPPREWTEGNQLWTQRASTIPSTRADVVHLEEALDRRLQQRRALETGICPIRRELYSQCFDELIRQVTINCAERGLLLLRVRDEIQMTITAYQKLYESSVVFGMRKALQGEQDKVDMRQRIADFEKEKQELMKQLNEQKAQRVADERLTDEKREAQEKKHAEQLQFLKKTNQQLKAQLEGVLEPNK
- the snip1 gene encoding smad nuclear-interacting protein 1; protein product: MAKEKRHKRRDSPEVKVKIKQEKLSPARPHKTRRSPSDNRSPPRRRASRSPVRSRDRSAGRKETASPTRRTSRSPRRRSPYRSADVKLKRERDDHRSAGDDHRRRSDPPDDKRSRWESDRPRERERNGDRRRERDAAAASSQQAERRRHDEQRRENRQRREENQESDFGRPEAGGGAGDNDDSPEEGGEKEKPNFGLSGALTEDTNTFRGVVIKYNEPPEARVPKRRWRLYPFKNDEQLPVMYVHRQSAYLLGRQRKIADIPIDHPSCSKQHAVFQYRVVEFTRADGTTGRRVRPYIIDLASGNGTYLNNQRIEAQRYYELKEKDVLKFGFSSREYVLLHEFSDTSEVDAKERPEDDDDDVLDEVPDEVQDEVSNEVQDEVPDE